From the genome of Pectobacterium atrosepticum:
CGGCGCTCGCCGCGTTTGGTAGCGCGATTCGTATCGAAGAAGAAACACACGGTTTCCGTTGGGTGGAAGATCGCGATTTAAGCGGCTTTATCGACGGCACGGAAAACCCGCAGGGCGATGCCCGTCACGCCGTGGCGATTATCCCTGAAGGCCAGCCGGATGCGGGCGGCAGCTACGTGTTTACTCAACGCTGGGAACACAATCTGAAGCAGTTACAGCGTTTTAGCGTGGAACAGCAGGAACAGATGATCGGCCGTACGAAGCAGGATAATGAAGAGCTATCGTCCGATGAGCGCCCTGTCACCTCGCACCTCAGCCGCGTGGATTTAAAGGAAGATGGCAAAGGGCTGAAAATCCTGCGTCAGAGCCTGCCTTATGGCACCGCCAGCGGGAAGAACGGGCTTTACTTCGTCGCTTACTGCGCGCGTTTGCACAACATTGAGCAGCAGTTGCTGAGTATGTTCGGCGGTCGTGACGGTAAACGTGACGACATGCTGCGCTTTACGCGTGCGGTCAGCGGCAGCTATTTCTTCGCGCCGTCTCTGGATCAGCTTTTGTCCCTGTAAGATCCAACGTGTTTTCCTGATGCCTGTCTCCGTGCAGGCATCGGTTCTTTCAGCTTTCTTTCATGGGCTATCCTGCCGTATTTTCCTCTGCTATCTCTCCTCTTTTTTCCTGTTATCTCTCGCCGTGGTGTTATGCCCTTTAGCGCTTAAAAACTCCGAAATGTTATATATAAAGGTTATATGTTAACCACCGCTTCCCCCTACACTGACAAGTGCATGCTATGCAAGCGATAGCCCCTATAACAAGGCCTACCGAATAGGCTAACTCTGGCAGGAAATAAGATGAATCAAGTACAGGTGAAAGGCTGGCTGGTGAAGGGTTCTCTGGCGCTGTCATTGCTGCTGGGTGGGCAGAGCGCGGTCTCTGCTACCGAGTTGCTGAACAGTTCTTATGATGTGTCGCGTGAGCTATTTGTTGCGCTCAATCCCGGCTTTGAAAAGCAGTGGTTGGCGCAGCACCCCAACGATCCGCTGACGATCAAGCAGTCGCACGCGGGCTCGTCTAAACAGGCGCTGGCTATCCTGCAAGGCTTGAAGGCTGATGTTGTCACTTACAATCAGGTGACGGACGTCCAGATCTTACACGATCGCGGTCAGTTGATTCCCGCCGATTGGCAGGCACGTTTACC
Proteins encoded in this window:
- a CDS encoding Dyp-type peroxidase; translation: MTPIQSGILLEHRRFAIFMEAMIQGEFDAIRQGCKKFCQTLQELQQQYPDAGLGAVLAFGNDVWRDLDCNHCAAELKPFTPLGKGLAPATQRDLLIHIQSLRHDVNFTLAQAALAAFGSAIRIEEETHGFRWVEDRDLSGFIDGTENPQGDARHAVAIIPEGQPDAGGSYVFTQRWEHNLKQLQRFSVEQQEQMIGRTKQDNEELSSDERPVTSHLSRVDLKEDGKGLKILRQSLPYGTASGKNGLYFVAYCARLHNIEQQLLSMFGGRDGKRDDMLRFTRAVSGSYFFAPSLDQLLSL